A single Anomalospiza imberbis isolate Cuckoo-Finch-1a 21T00152 chromosome 15, ASM3175350v1, whole genome shotgun sequence DNA region contains:
- the SFXN1 gene encoding sideroflexin-1 yields the protein MAPDIPLNINIKEPRWDQSTFVGRANHFFTVTDPRNILLSDAKLENARKIVHDYRQGIVAPGLTEDELWRAKYVYDSAFHPDTGEKMFVIGRMSAQVPMNMTITGCMMTFYRTTPAVLFWQWVNQSFNAIVNYTNRSGDAPITVRQLGTAYVSATTGAVATALGLNLLAKRVSPLIGRFVPFAAVASANCINIPLMRQRELQFGIPVTDEDGKRLGDSSKAAQQAIAQVVISRILMASPGMAIPPFIMNALEKKAFLKRFPWMSAPIQVGLVGICLVFATPLCCALFPQKSSMSVSHLEPDLQARIRDSSPGLERVYFNKGL from the exons ATGGCACCAGATATCccattaaatattaatatcaaGGAGCCCCGATGGGATCAAAGCACTTTTGTTGGACGAGCCAATCACTTCTTCACTGTAACAGACCCCAGGAATATTTTGTTATCTGATGCCAAACTGGAAAATGCAAGAAAGATTGTGCATGATTACAG ACAAGGTATCGTGGCACCTGGCTTGACAGAAGATGAGTTGTGGAGAGCAAAATACGTCTATGATTCAGCCTTTCACCCAGACACTGGGGAGAAGATGTTCGTGATCGGCCGAATGTCCGCCCAGGTGCCCATGAACATGACTATCACAGGCTGTATGATGACCTTTTACAG AACGACACCAGCAGTGCTTTTCTGGCAGTGGGTCAACCAGTCCTTCAATGCTATAGTAAATTACACGAACAGGAGCGGGGATGCCCCAATCACTGTCAG GCAGCTGGGAACAGCCTATGTTTCTGCCACCACAGGTGCTGTCGCTACAGCCTTAGGACTTAATTTACTAGCAAAG CGCGTCTCGCCTCTTATAGGGAGGTTTGttccttttgctgctgttgcttcTGCCAACTGCATCAATATTCCACTAATGAGACAAAG GGAGCTCCAGTTTGGAATTCCTGTCACGGATGAGGATGGAAAAAGACTGGGTGATTCATccaaagcagctcagcaggcaATTGCCCAGGTGGTGATATCCAGGATTCTGATGGCTTCTCCTGGCATGG CAATTCCTCCATTCATAATGAATGCCCTGGAAAAGAAAGCCTTTTTAAAG AGATTTCCTTGGATGAGCGCTCCCATTCAGGTTGGATTAGTTGGAATCTG TCTCGTGTTTGCAACTCCCCTGTGTTGTGCACTGTTTCCTCAGAAAAG TTCGATGTCGGTGTCGCACTTGGAGCCAGATTTGCAAGCCAGGATCCGAGACAGCAGCCCTGGCCTAGAACGTGTATACTTCAATAAAGGATTATAA
- the DRD1 gene encoding D(1A) dopamine receptor: MTWNETTMDGEGLLVERDSSSFRILTGCFLSLLILSTLLGNTLVCAAVIRFRHLRSKVTNFFVISLAVSDLLVAVLVMPWKAVAEIAGFWPFGSFCNIWVAFDIMCSTASILNLCVISVDRYWAISSPFRYERKMTPKAAFIMISVAWTLSVLISFIPVQLNWHKAATTSFLDFNATLEGVSTDNCDSSLNRMYAISSSLISFYIPVAIMIVTYTRIYRIAQKQIRRISALERAAVHAKNCQNPGGNRSSMDCQQPESNFKMSFKRETKVLKTLSVIMGVFVCCWLPFFVLNCMIPFCEPTQPSKGAEAFCINSTTFDVFIWFGWANSSLNPIIYAFNADFRKAFSTLLGCYRLCPLSGNAIETVSINNNGAVVFSSQHEPKGSSPKESNLVYLIPHSIICPEEEPLKKEDEEGELSKTLEKMSPALSGILDYEADVSLEKINPITQNGQHKT; the protein is encoded by the coding sequence ATGACTTGGAACGAGACCACTATGGACGGGGAAGGGTTGCTGGTGGAAAGGGACTCCTCTTCCTTTCGGATCCTCACAGGCTGCTTCCTCTCGCTCCTGATCCTCTCCACGCTGTTGGGAAACACGCTGGTCTGCGCAGCTGTCATTCGGTTTCGCCACCTCAGGTCCAAGGTGACCAACTTCTTTGTCATCTCCTTGGCCGTGTCAGATCTCTTAGTGGCAGTTTTGGTCATGCCTTGGAAAGCTGTGGCTGAGATCGCCGGTTTCTGGCCTTTTGGTTCATTTTGCAATATCTGGGTGGCCTTTGATATTATGTGCTCAACAGCCTCCATCTTAAACCTCTGTGTCATTAGTGTGGACAGATACTGGGCCATCTCCAGCCCGTTTAGGTACGAGAGGAAAATGACCCCCAAGGCAGCCTTCATCATGATCAGCGTGGCGTGGACTTTGTCCGTGTTGATCTCCTTCATCCCAGTGCAGCTGAACTGGCACAAGGCTGCAACCACGAGCTTTTTGGACTTCAATGCCACCTTAGAAGGTGTAAGCACGGACAACTGTGATTCTAGCCTAAACAGGATGTATGCCATCTCCTCTTCTCTAATTAGCTTCTACATCCCCGTGGCCATCATGATAGTGACCTACACCAGGATATACCGGATTGCTCAGAAGCAAATCCGGCGCATCTCGGctctggagagagcagcagtgcatgCCAAGAACTGCCAGAACCCAGGTGGCAACAGGAGCAGCATGGACTGCCAGCAGCCAGAGAGCAACTTCAAAATGTCCTTCAAGAGGGAAACAAAGGTGTTAAAGACCCTCTCGGTGATCATGGGGGTGTTTGTGTGCTGCTGGTTGCCATTTTTTGTGTTGAACTGCATGATTCCCTTCTGCGAGCCCACCCAGCCGTCCAAGGGAGCAGAGGCTTTCTGCATTAATTCCACCACCTTTGATGTTTTTATATGGTTTGGATGGGCCAATTCTTCCCTCAACCCCATCATTTATGCCTTCAATGCTGATTTCCGCAAGGCATTCTCCACCTTGCTGGGCTGCTACAGGCTCTGCCCCTTGTCTGGCAATGCCATCGAGACTGTCAGCATTAACAACAACGGGGCCGTGGTTTTTTCCAGCCAACACGAGCCCAAAGGGTCCAGCCCCAAAGAGTCTAATCTGGTTTATCTGATTCCACACTCCATTATCTGCCCGGAAGAAGAACCTCTAAAAAAGGAAGATGAGGAGGGTGAACTGTCAAAGACCTTGGAGAAAATGTCTCCAGCACTGTCGGGTATCTTGGATTATGAAGCTGATGTTTCTTTGGAAAAGATCAATCCCATTACACAGAATGGGCAGCATAAAACCTGA